A DNA window from Trichomycterus rosablanca isolate fTriRos1 chromosome 9, fTriRos1.hap1, whole genome shotgun sequence contains the following coding sequences:
- the LOC134320014 gene encoding piggyBac transposable element-derived protein 3-like, whose amino-acid sequence MDTKIFYGARPRSVLALIPENPQESDGDLSDDDDQIEDPDYLPTQTEDSGETSFESMDEEDIVSTSSSSKPPPRKKKMKEKNSLKTVSLEEPEDTSDPTSPLGLNKGREKIWKHEDIGTFQVPDSRFEPPDAVKTPFQYFKTLFTDKMIEHIAQQTNLYSAQELGDPIKTSPQEIEEFLAILLFMGVFSFPSIEDYWHHESRFSVIADIMPRKRFRLLRRFIHFNDNQQWDSTPDRFLKIRPLFEMLREQCLLIPSTYKQSIDEVMVAYKGTRAGTLRQYIANKPDKCGFKLFCRASSSGIIHDLLLYQGASTFFNIALSEQEQELTLGAKLVTVLCKTMTQPQLSVVFCDNYFTSFKMIQNVHANLGVKCIGTVRSNRVSGIPLITDQQLRKKGRGAFDYRSSDGVIAVKWFDNKCVNLLSNACGITPLSTVKRWSKVDKTKISVPCPSLIPAYNEHMGGIDLSDMLVHMYKTPAKSRRWYLPLFGYILDLCVSNSWLVYKRDCDLLNEKPIPLKRFRLAVAHTLKQVNKTASKVGRPSFSSPPPMSQKKQYVPRPTQPQPDVRYDNCGHMPLHSVKRGRCNFCPKGVSRWKCEKCNVFLCLNANQQCFIAYHKK is encoded by the coding sequence ATGGACACGAAAATATTTTATGGTGCAAGACCACGCTCTGTCCTAGCCCTCATACCAGAAAATCCTCAAGAGTCTGATGGTGATCTGAGTGATGACGATGACCAAATAGAGGATCCTGATTATCTGCCCACACAAACAGAAGACTCTGGAGAAACATCTTTTGAGTCCATGGATGAAGAGGACATAGTCTCAACAAGTTCATCTTCTAAACCGCCACCCCGTAAGAAGAAGATGAAAgagaaaaactccctgaaaacaGTTTCCTTAGAGGAGCCAGAGGACACCAGTGACCCTACTTCACCCCTAGGCCTAAACAAAGGCAGGGAGAAAATCTGGAAACATGAAGACATTGGGACATTCCAGGTTCCTGATTCAAGATTTGAGCCCCCTGATGCTGTAAAGACACCATTCCAGTATTTCAAAACACTCTTCACTGACAAGATGATTGAACATATTGCTCAACAGACCAATCTATACTCTGCCCAAGAGTTGGGGGATCCAATCAAAACTAGTCCACAAGAGATTGAAGAGTTTTTGGCAATACTACTCTTCATGGGTGTTTTCAGCTTCCCATCTATTGAAGACTACTGGCACCATGAGTCACGATTCAGCGTCATAGCTGATATCATGCCACGTAAAAGATTCAGGCTGTTGCGTCggttcattcattttaatgacAATCAACAGTGGGATAGCACTCCAGACCGATTTCTTAAAATCCGCCCCCTTTTTGAGATGCTTCGTGAGCAGTGCCTCCTCATTCCATCTACATACAAACAAAGTATTGATGAGGTGATGGTGGCATATAAAGGCACAAGGGCCGGCACTCTTCGCCAGTATATTGCCAACAAACCAGACAAGTGCGGCTTTAAATTGTTCTGCCGAGCCAGCTCATCTGGAATCATCCATGATCTACTGCTCTATCAAGGGGCATCCACATTTTTCAATATTGCCCTAAGTGAGCAGGAGCAAGAGCTGACTCTAGGGGCCAAACTGGTGACAGTTTTGTGCAAAACCATGACGCAACCACAGCTGTCAGTTGTCTTCTGTGACAACTACTTCACCAGCTTTAAGATGATCCAGAATGTACATGCAAACTTGGGTGTCAAATGCATCGGCACTGTCCGATCAAACCGTGTCAGTGGAATACCCTTGATTACAGACCAACAGCTAAGGAAGAAAGGACGTGGAGCTTTCGATTATAGGTCTTCTGATGGTGTGATTGCAGTGAAATGGTTTGACAACAAATGTGTCAACCTTCTGAGCAATGCTTGTGGGATCACACCTCTTTCCACTGTCAAAAGGTGGAGCAAAGTTGACAAGACAAAGATCTCTGTCCCTTGCCCATCACTTATCCCAGCCTACAATGAGCATATGGGAGGCATTGATCTTTCTGACATGCTGGTGCACATGTACAAGACCCCTGCGAAGTCAAGGCGATGGTACTTACCACTGTTTGGATACATTCTTGACCTGTGCGTCTCAAACTCCTGGCTGGTCTACAAGAGAGACTGTGACCTACTGAATGAGAAACCAATACCTCTCAAAAGGTTCCGCCTGGCAGTCGCCCACACTTTGAAGCAAGTCAACAAGACAGCATCCAAGGTTGGCCGACCATCATTCTCTTCTCCACCACCAATGTCTCAGAAGAAACAATATGTCCCAAGACCCACACAACCACAACCAGATGTGCGTTATGACAACTGTGGACACATGCCGCTTCACAGTGTCAAGCGTGGGCGGTGCAACTTCTGTCCAAAGGGTGTGTCAAGGTGGAAGTGTGAGAAATGCAATGTTTTCTTGTGTCTTAATGCAAACCAGCAATGCTTCATAGCATACCACAAGAAATAA